ACAGGCCGTGAAAACATTCAGACCATTCCCTGTATGTCGTTATTTTCCGAAGCCACGGCATCGTGCGACCGTGTTACGACATTGCCATTGGCAAGGCAGATCTGTGGGTATTCGAACTGCCCCACAAGCGCCTCGCTGTGGGTGGCGATAACGACCGTCGTGCCGATTTTGTTGAGTTCTTCAAACAGGCGAAGGATGCGCATGGCGCTTTGTTCATCGACATTGCCGGTCGGCTCGTCGGCAAGCAGAAGGCTTGGTCGCGAGATCACGGCCCGGGCAATGGCAACCCGCTGTTTTTGGCCTCCAGAGAGGGTCGGCGGGCGGGCGTTGATCTGGTCGGTAAGACCAACCCAGTTGAGCAGTTCTGTGACATGTTCGACGATCTGTTTTTTCTTCGCACCGGCAAGGCGAAGCGGCAGCGCGACATTTTCAAGGGTGGAGAGGTGGTCAAGTAGGCGGAAATCCTGAAAAACAATGCCGATACGCCGCCGCAGGGCCGGGAGAGCGGGGCGGGGCAGAGTTGTCACATTCTTGCCAAAAAGCTGCATCTCGCCACGCGTCGGCCGCTCGGCAAGGTACATAAGCTTCAAAAGGGTCGATTTTCCGGCGCCGCTGGGTCCGGTGAGGAAATGGAAGGACCCGGACGCCAATTCGAATGAGATGTCGTTAAGGACTTCCTCCCCAGAGCCGTAACGCATGCCGACATTCTGGAGCCGCACCATGTGGGTCTTTTTCGTGCTCACTCGGCCTCCAAAAGCTAGGGAATGCAGGCGAGAGAGGATTGCACAGAGGGTGTGACCGCGTCCAGCGCCCATGCCACGGCTCTTGCCATTCAAACGGACCTCCGACTATAAAATCAGGCAGTTCTCTTTAGGCGATTCGTAAATGCTTCTTAATTGCAGTGCCTGTTCGTCGCGATATTTGGTTGATCCGCATGTCTTTAGGCAGGGCGGCCGCAAGGTCCGTTGTGCAAAATGCGCCCATGTCTGGTTTCAGGAGCCGCCATTTGATGCCCCGGAATCGGGCGCGTCCCCCTCTCTGGAACCGCGCGCCATTCCAAAAGGCTCGAACCTTCCGAGCGTCCAGAACGCCTCGACGGGGGGGCGGAATTTTCTGGGCTGGGCAACGCTTTTGCTCTTTATCGCGGGGGGACTCGCCATTGGATTTCTTGCGCGTCAGCAGGCCATCACCGCGTGGCCCCCGATTGAACGGCTCTATTCCGCAGTGGGGTTGGCACCTGAGCTTGTGGGCGCAGGGCTTGAAATTCGCAGTGTCACATCCGGGCGCATGCTTGAAGGCGACAGCCAATGGCTGGTCATAAAAGGCGAAATCCTGAATGCGTCCAGGCAGGTTCTAGACGTTCCCAGACTCTCTGGCACGCTTCAGAATTCAGCCGGTCAAACGGTTCACGGATGGTTTTTTGTCGCCAACGAGATGCGCCTTCTTCCCGGCGAAATTGTGGTTTTTAAAACACGTGTCAAAGACCCTGCGCCGACAGCCGATTCCGTGGTCGTCGGCTTTTCCAGGCGCGACTAAAAATCCTGATTTTTATACAACGGTCCAGCGAATGGCGCGTATTTTAGTAGCTGAAGATGACGAGTCCGTACGGCAATTCGTTGCCCGTGCGCTAACCCATGGTGGCCACGAGGTGACCGTAAGCGAGAACGGCTTGCTTGCTCTCGACAGGCTTGCGGCGGAATCCTACGACCTGTTGTTGACGGATATTCTTATGCCGGGGATGGATGGCATCGCTCTTGCCCTGAAAGCTTCAAAAGAAAACCCAGACATGCCGATCCTCTTGATGACCGGCTATGCAGCGGAAAAACAGCGTGCGCACAATCTCAATGTTTTAATTTATCGCGTGATTTCAAAGCCTTTTACCCTTAAAGGAATATGTGATGTCGTTGACGACGCGCTGGCGGACAAAAGCGGTCGCGGCCCTGGAAGCATCGATGGCAAAAAGCAGTAATTGAAAGTCAAAGTCCCATGGACAAAAAAAATAAAAAAAGAATCCTTTACGGTATTTTTGCCGCTGTTTTTTCTCTGATTTTTCTTGCGTTGATTGTTCCAAGTTTCATTGATGCGAATCAGTACAAGAACCTCATTGCGGACGAGGTGCGTTCCGCGACGGGCCGCGCGCTTACCATTGAAGGCGATATTGATCTTACGATTCTTCCGGCACCAGCTGTCTCCATTTACAAAATAAAATTTGCCAATCTTGAAGGGGGCGCCAGTCCCGATATGGCGCAGATTGCGGTCCTTCGCGTGCGCATTGCGCTTTTTCCTCTTTTTACCGGTCGCATCCAGGTTGAGAGCATTTCGGTGATCGATCCGGTCATTGCGTTGGAAAAATTGGCCGATGGCCGTGTGAATTGGGAGTTTGCACCGCAGGCTGGCGAGGGTGCGGTGGGGCAGGAAGCCACGGCGACATCAACGGCGGCGCCAACAGAGAAAACAGCGGATACGGGTGCGGCTGCAAACGCAATCCAGATCGATCAATTTACGATTGAAAATGGCACGCTTATTTACCGGGATGCGAAATCGGGTGTGCTTGAGCGCATCGAAAAGTTCAATGCGACCATTCGTGCAAAATCGCTTGTTGGACCGTTCCATGTGGATGGTGGCCTCGTTGTGCGTGGCATGCCGCTCTCGCTTCGTCTTGGCACGGGGCGTCTTGTCGAAGGGCCGGGCACGCCGATTAATCTAGAGATTGCTATTGAGGATGGGGCCGGGGGTGCGACGCTTGCTTTTTCTGGAACGCTTTCATCGCCCAATCCGATGGGGGTGCTTACCGGGACGTTGATGGCAAAAAGCGAGAACCTTGCCGCCGTAATCGGCAGGTTTGGCGTTGCGCGAAATGCGCCTTTGCCGGGGTTTGTTGCCCAGGAATTTTCCTATGAATCGTTGCTTGTCGCATCCGCCAGTAATTTTGAGCTTCGGGAAATCATGCTCGGTTTCGGCGATGCCACGGCCAAAGGTGGCGTGAAGCTGCGCCTTGGAAAAACCGTCGATGCCGAGGTGAACGTCCAGGCCACGACAATTGATTTTGACCGTTGGCTGGCGATGAAACCTCAGGACGCGCGCGAAAGGGAAACGGTGACGGAAACGGTTTTGCCGCGTGGTGCCGGTGCCCCTTCCCAGGCGGCCAGGAAAAAGGACGCAGAAAAAACCGCCTTCGTGCTTCCAAAGGATATCAACGCTTCTTTCAATTTCGCCGTTGATTCAATCCTTTTCAACGGTGCGGCGATACGAAAGGCACATATCTATGCGTCACTTGGCGATGGCGAACTCACCATCGATCAGGCAACGGCGCAATTTCCGGGGGGCGCCAGCCTTTCGATGTTTGGTTTTGTGTCTGCCGTAAAAGACGCGCCACATTTCGAGGGGGATCTGGATTTCCGTTCGGAAAATCTGCGCAGTCTCCTCAATTGGTTGCGGGTAGATATTGCTGACGTGCCTGCGAACCGCATGCGAGGGGCGTCGCTGACGGCAAAGCTTGCGGTGACTCCGGCGCGCGTGACTCTCAAAAAACTAAAGTTGAAACTTGATGAATCCCAGATGACGGGCACGCTTTCCATGGCGTTTTCGGGGCGGCCGGACGTGCGCGGCAATCTGTCCCTGAACCGGCTGAACCTGGATGCCTATCTTGGAAAAGAAAAGAAACTTTCCCGCACGAGCACACGTGCCGCAGGCGCGAAGGCTACAGGTGCGAAGGCTGTGGCTGCGACCCCTGCCAAAAAATCTTCCGGGGGGTCGGGCAAAGAAAAGGAGGCGTTATCGGCCTTGAAAGGGTTGGAAGATTTCGATGCCGATCTTTCTTTTTCACTGGATCGGCTTGTTTTCCAGAAACAGGCAATCTCCGGCATTCGTTTAAGCGGCGCGCTTGCGAAGGGGGTGCTGACGCTTCGTGATGCCAGCGTTCGGGATCTTGCCGGCACGCGGGCGAAACTCTCCGGCCGTGCGAGTAAATTTTCCGACACGCCGCAATTCGATGTTCATCTGGATCTTCGCTCAAAAGATGTGAGCCGACTGTTTCGCCTGACTGGCGATGCGCCGCCCCCGGCAGCAGAAAAACTTGGTGCGACAACCCTGAAGGCCCGGCTCACGGGCGGGCTTAATCGTTTGAAAATCACCGCTGATCTTGGCGTCGCAAAAGGCTTTGTACGCGTCAGCGGGGATGTTGGAAATTTGCTGGAAGCGCCGGATTTCAACCTTCACCTTGCGGTTGAACATAAAAACCTTGTCTCGCTTTTGCAGGTTTTCGACTATCGGCCAAAATCGGCAAAGCTGGGGGCGCTTTCCCTGAAGGCGCGGATGGAGGGAACGGCTGCCTCCGTGGCTTTTTCAGGGATTGATGGCCGCATCGGGCCTGTAAAAATTGCCGGGAAAATGGGGGCCAGGCTCGACGGGCCGCGACCGGTGATTACGGCCCGGCTTGAGGCCGGGGAAATTCCGGTGCATCGCTTCCTTCCGGCGGCGCGCACGCGCGCCGCTTCGTCTGCCGTTCCACGAAAGGGCGGGCCCGCTCCCCGTCAAGGTGGAAAAGGCAGTGCCTCGCATTGGTCAAAGGCACCGCTTGACCTTTCCGGTCTTCGCCTTGTCGACGCGACGATCGATCTGTCGGCGGCGGTCCTTGTCTACGACAACCTTCGCGTTAAAAATCCGCGCCTGGGCGTCGCGCTTAAGGACGGTGTGCTTGAACTCAGCAAGCTTTCCGGAAGTCTTTTTGGCGGCACGTTTGATGCGATGGCAAGCCTTGCGGATCACAAGCCTGCGACAGTGAACGGCAAGCTTGTTGTGCGCGGCGCGAACATTAAAAAAGCGTTGTTTGCCTCTTCCGGTTTCGACCTGGGCGATGGCAATCTGGATTTCGATGTGGATCTGAAGGCATCGGGGAACAGCGAGCATGCCCTTGTTTCCGCTCTTCATGGCCTGGCGGACCTTCGCGTTAAAGATGGCGTCGCCAAGGGGTTTGATCTCGACGCGGTAAGTGCGCGGCTAAACAATCTGAACAGCCCGGCTGCCTTTCTCGGCCTTCTGGATTCGGCCCTTTCCGGGGGCGAGACGCGGTTTCAGGAATTGCGTGGCAAGGTCCGGGTCGCAAACGGCATCGCCAAGATGGAAGACATGCGCATGCAGGCGAAATCCGGCACCGCCGATCTTTCCGGAAAGGTGGACCTTCCGAACTGGAACATGGACCTGCGGGCGGATTTCCATCTTGCTTCCGAGCCGGGCGCGCCGGTCTTTGCGATGCTTTTGAGGGGTCCGCTGGACGCACCGCATCGCCGTTTCGATACGAAGCAGTTCCAGAACCATCTCCTTAAAAAGGGCGTTGGCAGCCTGTTAAAAAAGATATTGCCGTTCAAGAAGAAAACGCCAGAGGCATCCACAAACGGCGAAACGGAAGGTGGCAAGGAAACAGCACCGCTGCCGGATCCGGAAAAAATCATCAAGGATCTCTTTAAGGGCTTTGGGTTCTAAGGCAGGTCGGTTTTGCCGTCGGGTTTGCGATCCTGTGCCGCGCGCTCTCGAAACGTCTGCAGAATATGAATGCGAATTGCGCTTGAGAGATTGCTCGGGTTTTCTCGGTCAATTTCCGTGACGAGGTGATTGATCGAGATGCGGCGCTCTGCCGCCAGTTCGGCCAGGGTTTCCCAGAAAATTTTCTCAAGCGAGACGCTTGTCCGATGCCCCGACACGATTACGGAGCGTTTGCGAATTGGATGCATGTCGGTGGCTTCCTTGGCCATCATTGCCTTTTTTCCGCTGTACCTGCTGCCGATTTCCGTTTCCCTTTCTTTGGGCGTTTGGCGCGAAGTGCCACCGCAAAAGCCTTGTGTGCCCACGCGCAAAGTGCTTCCGGATCCTCCATGATGTCGGCGGGAACCTCAAAATAGGAAATCGTCATGCGGGGGTCCTTGTCGAAGGCCTGGATCGAATGGTGAATGCCATGGGCGTGGAAATCTTCACGGTTCCCATCGTCCACTTTCAGATAAAGGGTGTCGTCAAAAAGGAGGGCAAACGGAAATCCATCCCTATAAATGCAATGGCCGCCAAACATGCGGCGCTGGGAAAGCGGTCCAAGCGGCTTTAACAAATCAAAGATATAATCAATAAATTCTGAGCTTGCAGGCACGGAACGAATTTCACTTTGTCGTGGGTTGTTGAATTCGTCTGGATGGCAGCATTCAGAGGCTTATTTTTTGCGGAAGCTATCCAATGGGATCACTTCTGCGGTGGTGTCGTCCTTGGTTTGATCCGCCGCGGTTTCGGTTGCCGCTTTTTTCTGGATAGCCGTTGCAGGCTGTGGCCGAGACGAGGCGTCCTGCAAGGGCGTTGCGGCACTTTCCGATTCCTTGTCGCCACGGCATTGCAGGCCGAAACGTACGGAAGGATCGACGAAGCTGGTGATTGCCGCGAAAGGTACGATCAGCTTTTCCTGAAGATTGTTGAAGCTGAGCGTGACCTCAAACAGGCTGTCTGTGATGTTTAAATCCCAAAACTGATTTTGGAGGACAATCGTCATTTCGTCCGGGTAACGGGTTCGCAGGCTGTCTGGAATGTTGACGCCGGCATGGGTTGTCCGGAACGAAATATAAAAATGACGACCGCCAAGAAGGCCCTCTTTGGCAATTTGGGTCAGAACCGTTTGAACCAGCTGGCGCAGCGTATCCTCATAAAGACGGTCGTAGTCCATGTCGCTGTTCATGTGCCCCATCATTTTTTCCGGCGGTCCATTTCGCCGGTGTTGCGAACTGCAGGCGGTGGGGGGCTTCTGTTGCCCGGTGCCCCCCGGACCGCGCTTGCTTATTTAAGCAGCGAGTGCATAACGATTGTTGTCATTGGCACTTATAAAACGACCCGATAACGGTGGTATCATACCGAGCAAAAATTAAGCCTTTACCACGCGCGTCGATCCTGTTTCGCCCCCATAAGCCCCGCTTGTCCCCTGTTGAAAATGACCCAAGGTCTGCGGGTGTAAAAAATATGGTGGAGGCGCCGGGTACTGCCCCCGGGTCCGCTACGCCTATTTCACTTAATGTTTATCGCCATAGTCGGAAAACCGACCCTTTCAATATAGGCGCTTCGGGGGGCCATGAAAAGATGGGCTGTGTCACGTTTTTGGTCTGCCGGAGCGCTGGCGTTGACCAGGGCCAGACGCTAGAGTGCCCGACCGGATAAATGTGTGGAACATGAGATGCCGCTTACGCCCGAACAGCTTCAGGAAATCGAGGCCCTGCGCACGAACCAGAAGCCGACCTGTCGTGCGACGGTCCCCATGCTTGAAGAGGTCCTTTACCAGGCCATGCCGGTGCTCGATCACGGCTTTGTCCGGGTTGTGGACTATATGGGGGATGATGGCGCCATCGTTCAGGCGGCCCGGGTTTCCTATGGCAAGGGAACGCAGAAAACCCGCGAAGATCAGGGGCTTATCAATTATTTGATGCGCCACCGGCACACGACGCCGTTCGAAATGTGCGAAATCAAATACCATATAAAACTGCCGATTTTCGTCGCCCGGCAGTGGATTCGCCATCGTACGGCCAGCGTGAATGAATATTCCGCCCGTTATTCTATTTTAGATCGGGAGTTCTATATTCCGGCCCCGGAACAGCTTGGGATGCAGTCTTCGGACAATCGCCAGGGCCGTGGGGATGTTCTGCAGGGCGAGGAGGCGGAACGGGTTCTGCAACTGTTACGCGAAGATTCGGACCGCGCCTATCAGCATTATATGGAAATGCTGAACACCGACGAAGAAGGCAAAATTCTTGACCCAAACCGTTCGGGACTGGCGCGCGAGCTTGCGCGGATGAATCTCTCCTTAAATTTTTACACCCAGTGGTATTGGAAGACCGATTTGCATAATTTGATGCATTTCCTGTCGTTGCGCGCCGACCCGCATGCGCAGCATGAAATTCAGGTTTATGCGCAAGTGATGCTTGATACGATGAAACGCTGGGTGCCAATGACGCATTCGGCTTTTCTTCAATACCGCACGGGTGGTCTCCATCTTTCGGCGGCGGCGCTTCGCGTCGTTCGTCGCATGTTGGCAGGGGAAAGCGTTACTCAGGAAGAAACGGGGTTGGGCGCCCGCGAATGGCGCGAGCTGATGGCGACCCTGAAGGACAGCACAGACGGCTAGCAGGCCGCGTCTTAATCCCCGGATTCTGCTTGCTGGGTTTTCAGTTTTTCCCAAATACGATCGGCAATTTTTCGATAGGCTTTGGCGTGCGGGCCGTCCGGTTCGGCGATGACGATGGGGTTCCCGTCGTCCGCGTGCTGGCGAATGGCAATGGCCAGCGGAATTTCACCCAGAAAATCCACGTCAAGGCGATGGGCTTCCGCCTTTGCGCCACCCTGATTGAAAATCGGCGTCTGGTGGCCGCAGTGAGGGCAGGTGAAATTGCTCATGTTCTCGATGATGCCGAGAACCGGCACGTGAACTTTCCTGAACATATTTAGCCCCTTCCGGGCATCGAGAAGGGCAAGGTCTTGCGGCGTCGAGACGATCACAGCGCCGGTCAGCGGCGCGTTCTGTGCCAGGGTCAACTGGACGTCGCCCGTACCGGGCGGCAGGTCAAGGACGAGAACGTCAAGCGTCCCCCAGCGAACGTCGCGAAGGATCTGTTCAATCGCGCGCATGACGATTGGACCCCGCCAGATGACGGGTTCGCCCGCCTCGACCAACAAGCCGATGGACATGCAGGCGATACCGTGATTTTCGATGGGGAGAAGTGTCTTGCCATCGGGGGAATGGGGCTTGCCGGTCAAGCCCATCATGTGCGGAATGGATGGGCCGAAGACGTCCGTATCCAGGAGGCCAACGCGCAGGCCGTTCGCCTTGAAGGCAAGCGCCAGATTGACGGCGGTCGTTGATTTGCCGACGCCGCCCTTGCCGGAGGCCACCGCCAGTAATGCGCCCACGCCAGGCACCGGCGCGATCGCTCGCGCACCCTCCGGTGGTGCGCCCTCCGGTGGTGCACCTTCCGGCGGCTGGCGGGAAGCTTCGGCGCCTGGGGCTGTTTCGGCGGTAAGCACGACGGTTGTTGAAACGATGCCGGGAAGGGCTTGTACGGCTTTTTCGGCTGCCTTACGGATCGGTTCGAGTTTTTGTGCCCGGGACGGCGCGACTTCCATGACGATGACGACGTTGCCGTCCTTGTTGATGACGTTCGTCACCAGGCCGCTTGTGACGATGTCTTTGCTGCTTTTTGAGCCGTTTGCCGGATCGAGAATTTCTCGAAGGGCGTTTTGAATGTCCGGATGATCTGCAATTGCCATCTTTTATTTCTCTCTTTTCTTCCGCCTTGGGCCCTTTGCGGAGGCGGCGTTGCGCTGTTAGGCATTATTATGGAGGCCGTTATTGCGTGGCCACCCAAGCTGTCATATAAGGCTCTGGAGAGTGCTTGAAAAGGCGGTGCCTTTTAGTGGCGCCTTTTATGAGGGCAAGGAGAGGTTTGCATGTCTTGGTCTAATCAGGGTGGAAATGGCGGTCAGGGTGGTCCTTGGGGGGGGCGTGGGTCCGGTGGTCCACAACCACCGGATATTGAGGATTTGTTGCGCCAGGGTCAGGACCGGTTCCGGAGCATGTTCCCGGGCGGCAGCCGCCGGGGCCTTGTTCTTGCCCTGTTTGTCGTGATCGGTATTTGGCTTGCCAGCGGTTTTTATAGGGTTCTTCCGGACGAACAAGGGGTTGTCCTCCGCTTTGGCGAATGGATTCTGCCGACTAAACCACCCGGCCTTCACTACCACCTGCCTTATCCGGTCGAGCAGGCCATGACGCCGAAGGTTACGCGCGTCAACCGTATTGAAGTGGGGTTTCGCTCGGCGGTCGATTCCAGAAATTCCGGCATATTGCGGGAAGTGTTTGAAGAAAGCCTGATGCTGACAGGAGACGAGAACATCGTCAGCGTCAACTTCACGGTCTTCTGGGTTATCAACGATGCTGGAAAGTTTCTCTTCAACATTCGCAATCCCGTTGAAACGGTGAAAGCCGCCGCCGAAAGCGCCATGCGCGAGATCGTCGGGCAAAAGCCAATTGCGCGTGCCTTTGCTGAAGGACGCCAGCAGATCGAGCAGGAGGCGCATGCGCTTTTGCAGGGGATTCTGGATTCGTATGAATCAGGCATTCACATTACGCAGGTTCAATTGCAGAAAGTCGATCCTCCTGGGGAGGTGATCGACTCCTTCCGCGATGTTCAGCGCGCGCGGGCCGATCTTGAGCGAAAACGCAACGAGGCGGAGACGTACCGGAACGACATCATTCCAAGGGCGCGCGGCGCGGCAGAAGCAAAAGTTCAGGAAGCCGAAGGCTACCGGCAGGAAATCATTGCCCGCGCACAAGGGGATGCAAGCCGTTTCCTTGCAGTTTATGAGGAATATCGGAAGGCGAAAAAAGTCACCGAACAGCGGCTTTATCTGGAAACGATGGAAGAGATTTTTAGCAACGCCGAAAAAGTTATCATCGATTCGGGCGCATCCGGAGGCCAGGGCGTCGTTCCTTATCTTCCGCTTCCCGAGGTGCAGAAGCGAATGAAGGGCAATAGCGGGAAGGGGGCGGCGGAATGAGTAAAATCACTCTTGCCGTGATGGGCGGCATTCTTGTTGCCATCATCGTGGGGCTGAATGCGATCTTTATCGTGCATCAGACACAACAGGCGATCGTCCTGCAGTTTGGTGATCCGAGGCGCGTGATCGCGGAGCCGGGGCTGAAGTTCAAAATCCCCTTCGTTCAGGATGTGATTTATTATGACAACCGGTTGCTGGATTTTCCGCATTCGGCGGAGGAAGTCATCGCCGCTGATCAGAAGCGACTGGTCGTCGATAGTTTTGCCCGTTGGCAGATTGTCGATCCGCTTCGGTTTTATGAAACGGTTGGCAATGAACGTGGTGCGCGTGCCCGGCTAAACTCGTTTATGAGCGCCGGTCTTCGGCGCGTGATCGGTAGTGTGCCATTGGCGGCAGTGCTGACGGAAAAGCGCGCCGATATCCGGAAGAAAATTCGTTCCGAGGTGGATAAGGAAGCAAAGGATTTAGGTGTTCAGGTGTTCGATGTGCGGATCCGCCGTGCGGATTTGCCGGCGGAAAACAGCCAGGCAATTTATGCGCGGATGAAAAGCGAGCGCGACCGCGAAGCAAAAGAATTCCGTGCGCAAGGGGCTGAAATTGCTCAGCGTATCCGCGCCCGTGCCGACCGCGATCGCGTTGTTATTCTTGCCGAATCCAAGAAAAAGGCGCAGATTTTGCGTGGGGAAGGCGATGCCGAATCAATTCGGATTTATGCGGATGCCTTCGGCACGGCCCCGGACTTCTATGCCTTTTATCGTTCGCTTCAGGCCTATCGTACATCCATGCAGGGTGATAACACGACGCTCGTGCTTTCGCCGGATGGTGCCTTCTTCAAGTTTTTTAAAGATATTGGTGGAAGCAAGACGACAGGAAAGTGATGCGGTGCTTCCATAGGTTGGCGCGCCTCTCGCTTTCGTGATCCGCTGTGTGTGTTCTGCCCTTGATTTTTTCAGGCAAAACCTAAATCCTTTAGAAGCTTAACCCGAAGCCATGCGGAATGGTCTTGTAAAGAAGGCTCTTAGGGGTGCCTGCAAGGTCGTTTGTTAAGTTTAATTTTCCGGGGAGGGTATTTGAAGGGATCTTTTTCTTTCAAATGTGAACCGAAGACGTAAACGTAGACAGGAAACCCCTATGACCCAGACAAAACGTCCACTGGTGGCGCAATCCGCGTCAATATCAAAAAAACAATTTTTGCCATTCGCCGCCTGGCCGGCGGTCGTGCTTCTACTTTTGGCCAGTTTTTTTGTTGCGGTTTCTGCCCACGCCAAGCAGGGGCCAAACGGCTTTTCGAAACTCGTAAAAGAGCTGACGCCGATGGTCGTCAATATTTCGACGACTCAGATCATCAAGCGTGACAAAGGCCGGCAACAGGAAATGTCGAAATTTCCTCCTGGCTCTCCCTTTGAGGAATTTTTTCGCGAGTTTATGCCTCGCCAGGGGCAGGGCCAGGGGCAGCGGCAGGGTCAGCCACGTCGCCCGCGCAAGGCAACGTCTTTGGGGTCCGGGTTCATCATCAGCCCGGATGGCTACATCGTGACAAACAACCACGTCATTATGGGTGCCGATGAAGTAACGGTGATCTTGCATAACGACGTTAATTTGAAAGCAAAAATTGTCGGCCGTGATCCGAAAACGGATTTAGCGCTTCTAAAAGTCGAGACGAAGAAGCCACTTCCCGCCGTGCGCTGGGGTGATTCGGATGCGTCCGAGGTTGGCGACTGGATCATCGCTATCGGTAACCCCTTTGGTTTGGGTGGGACGGTGACCACCGGAATTATTTCGGCGCGCGCCCGTGTTATTCAGGCCGGGCCTTACGATGATTTCATTCAAACGGACGCGTCGATCAATCGCGGCAATTCCGGTGG
The Rhodospirillaceae bacterium genome window above contains:
- the ftsE gene encoding cell division ATP-binding protein FtsE, translated to MVRLQNVGMRYGSGEEVLNDISFELASGSFHFLTGPSGAGKSTLLKLMYLAERPTRGEMQLFGKNVTTLPRPALPALRRRIGIVFQDFRLLDHLSTLENVALPLRLAGAKKKQIVEHVTELLNWVGLTDQINARPPTLSGGQKQRVAIARAVISRPSLLLADEPTGNVDEQSAMRILRLFEELNKIGTTVVIATHSEALVGQFEYPQICLANGNVVTRSHDAVASENNDIQGMV
- a CDS encoding thymidylate synthase (FAD), whose product is MPLTPEQLQEIEALRTNQKPTCRATVPMLEEVLYQAMPVLDHGFVRVVDYMGDDGAIVQAARVSYGKGTQKTREDQGLINYLMRHRHTTPFEMCEIKYHIKLPIFVARQWIRHRTASVNEYSARYSILDREFYIPAPEQLGMQSSDNRQGRGDVLQGEEAERVLQLLREDSDRAYQHYMEMLNTDEEGKILDPNRSGLARELARMNLSLNFYTQWYWKTDLHNLMHFLSLRADPHAQHEIQVYAQVMLDTMKRWVPMTHSAFLQYRTGGLHLSAAALRVVRRMLAGESVTQEETGLGAREWRELMATLKDSTDG
- a CDS encoding aryl-sulfate sulfotransferase, yielding MAKEATDMHPIRKRSVIVSGHRTSVSLEKIFWETLAELAAERRISINHLVTEIDRENPSNLSSAIRIHILQTFRERAAQDRKPDGKTDLP
- a CDS encoding transcriptional regulator, encoding MFGGHCIYRDGFPFALLFDDTLYLKVDDGNREDFHAHGIHHSIQAFDKDPRMTISYFEVPADIMEDPEALCAWAHKAFAVALRAKRPKKGKRKSAAGTAEKRQ
- the hflC gene encoding HflC protein is translated as MSKITLAVMGGILVAIIVGLNAIFIVHQTQQAIVLQFGDPRRVIAEPGLKFKIPFVQDVIYYDNRLLDFPHSAEEVIAADQKRLVVDSFARWQIVDPLRFYETVGNERGARARLNSFMSAGLRRVIGSVPLAAVLTEKRADIRKKIRSEVDKEAKDLGVQVFDVRIRRADLPAENSQAIYARMKSERDREAKEFRAQGAEIAQRIRARADRDRVVILAESKKKAQILRGEGDAESIRIYADAFGTAPDFYAFYRSLQAYRTSMQGDNTTLVLSPDGAFFKFFKDIGGSKTTGK
- the hflK gene encoding FtsH protease activity modulator HflK, yielding MSWSNQGGNGGQGGPWGGRGSGGPQPPDIEDLLRQGQDRFRSMFPGGSRRGLVLALFVVIGIWLASGFYRVLPDEQGVVLRFGEWILPTKPPGLHYHLPYPVEQAMTPKVTRVNRIEVGFRSAVDSRNSGILREVFEESLMLTGDENIVSVNFTVFWVINDAGKFLFNIRNPVETVKAAAESAMREIVGQKPIARAFAEGRQQIEQEAHALLQGILDSYESGIHITQVQLQKVDPPGEVIDSFRDVQRARADLERKRNEAETYRNDIIPRARGAAEAKVQEAEGYRQEIIARAQGDASRFLAVYEEYRKAKKVTEQRLYLETMEEIFSNAEKVIIDSGASGGQGVVPYLPLPEVQKRMKGNSGKGAAE
- a CDS encoding response regulator gives rise to the protein MARILVAEDDESVRQFVARALTHGGHEVTVSENGLLALDRLAAESYDLLLTDILMPGMDGIALALKASKENPDMPILLMTGYAAEKQRAHNLNVLIYRVISKPFTLKGICDVVDDALADKSGRGPGSIDGKKQ